A DNA window from Engystomops pustulosus chromosome 6, aEngPut4.maternal, whole genome shotgun sequence contains the following coding sequences:
- the LOC140065178 gene encoding uncharacterized protein isoform X1 gives MAAVLETLKPVQFGAVSAAEDYMSRHPPRPLPAELMLPLPVLLLSPGPGSMPRSKEICEEVRRKVVEAHQAGKGYKSLSKVFHLHRSTIRQIIYKWKVFNTIATRPRSGRPTKPTARHRVQRGAADNEKKQNKDGGGSACGGGAGAETLSVNENGSGSAEGKVRVSGAGSSLGGPAMEELLCCDICGTCFPTEPALERHQAEHLDPALHTCEKCRKVFKSAAGLKTHRKRKHDC, from the exons ATGGCTGCCGTCCTGGAGACACTGAAGCCCGTGCAG TTCGGAGCGGTGTCAGCGGCTGAGGACTACATGTCCCGGCATCCCCCGCGGCCGCTTCCTGCTGAGCTCATGCTGCCGCTTCCGGTCCTGCTCCTGTCTCCAG GTCCGGGAAGCATGCCCCGGTCCAAAGAGATCTGTGAGGAGGTGCGCAGGAAGGTGGTGGAGGCGCACCAGGCCGGGAAGGGCTACAAGAGCCTCAGCAAGGTCTTCCACCTGCACCGCTCCACCATCCGCCAGATCATCTACAAGTGGAAGGTGTTCAATACCATCGCAACGCGACCCCGGAGCGGCCGCCCCACCAAGCCCACCGCCCGCCACAGGGTCCAGAGAGGCGCCGCAG ATAATGAGAAGAAacagaataaagatggcggcggcagCGCGTGCGGGGGAGGTGCAGGCGCGGAAACGCTCTCAG TGAATGAAAACGGAAGCGGCAGCGCAGAGGGGAAGGTGCGGGTCTCAG GTGCGGGCTCCAGTCTGGGTGGGCCGgccatggaggagctgctgtgctgTGATATCTGCGGCACCTGTTTCCCCACAGAACCGGCGCTGGAGCGGCACCAGGCCGAGCACCTGGACCCCGCGCTGCACACGTGCGAGAAGTGCCGCAAGGTCTTCAAGTCTGCAGCCGGCCTCAAGACACATCGCAAGAGGAAGCATGACTGCTGA
- the LOC140065178 gene encoding uncharacterized protein isoform X2, which translates to MAAVLETLKPVQFGAVSAAEDYMSRHPPRPLPAELMLPLPVLLLSPGPGSMPRSKEICEEVRRKVVEAHQAGKGYKSLSKVFHLHRSTIRQIIYKWKVFNTIATRPRSGRPTKPTARHRVQRGAADNEKKQNKDGGGSACGGGAGAETLSVNENGSGSAEGKVRVSEPALERHQAEHLDPALHTCEKCRKVFKSAAGLKTHRKRKHDC; encoded by the exons ATGGCTGCCGTCCTGGAGACACTGAAGCCCGTGCAG TTCGGAGCGGTGTCAGCGGCTGAGGACTACATGTCCCGGCATCCCCCGCGGCCGCTTCCTGCTGAGCTCATGCTGCCGCTTCCGGTCCTGCTCCTGTCTCCAG GTCCGGGAAGCATGCCCCGGTCCAAAGAGATCTGTGAGGAGGTGCGCAGGAAGGTGGTGGAGGCGCACCAGGCCGGGAAGGGCTACAAGAGCCTCAGCAAGGTCTTCCACCTGCACCGCTCCACCATCCGCCAGATCATCTACAAGTGGAAGGTGTTCAATACCATCGCAACGCGACCCCGGAGCGGCCGCCCCACCAAGCCCACCGCCCGCCACAGGGTCCAGAGAGGCGCCGCAG ATAATGAGAAGAAacagaataaagatggcggcggcagCGCGTGCGGGGGAGGTGCAGGCGCGGAAACGCTCTCAG TGAATGAAAACGGAAGCGGCAGCGCAGAGGGGAAGGTGCGGGTCTCAG AACCGGCGCTGGAGCGGCACCAGGCCGAGCACCTGGACCCCGCGCTGCACACGTGCGAGAAGTGCCGCAAGGTCTTCAAGTCTGCAGCCGGCCTCAAGACACATCGCAAGAGGAAGCATGACTGCTGA